From the genome of Trueperaceae bacterium:
GAGCAGAAGAACGTCGTCTACATCGGCCAGTCGGCGACCGACGTGCCCAACCGCATCAGGCAGCACCTCTCCCGCCCCACGTGCGTGCGCGAGCGCGCGCGCTACTGGCGCTACGCCTACAGCCGCGTGCCGCAGGCCGAGGAGGCGCGCCTCCTCGCCGAGTACCGCGAGCGCCACGGCGACGTGCCGCCCTGCAACCGCGCCGTGCCCCGCACCAGGGACAGCCGGCGGCGGTTCGTCGAGCGCTTCGGCAGCGAGCCGGAGTAGCGAC
Proteins encoded in this window:
- a CDS encoding GIY-YIG nuclease family protein; its protein translation is MPIAARWRSLAALPKPRGRDAMPGVYELADEQKNVVYIGQSATDVPNRIRQHLSRPTCVRERARYWRYAYSRVPQAEEARLLAEYRERHGDVPPCNRAVPRTRDSRRRFVERFGSEPE